Part of the Paenibacillus aurantius genome, CCAAAACTTCTTTCGCATATTCGATATTTTCTTCGCAATTGTAGTCAACAAACGGAACTTGATTCTCATTGAAATAGCGCTTGGCAAAGTGGCAGTCGCTGCAGGTCGGGATCGTATAAATTTTGATTGGTTCTTTCGGATCGATTTTCGGCATGGCCGTTCACTCCTTTACGCGACGATTTGTTTTAACTGCTCCATCGTGATCCGGTCCACGAATTTGCTGAACTTCTCTTTTCCTTTTGCTTGCTGCTTGTAGAAATCAATAAGCGTAGATACCACAAAGACCAGTCGTTCCTCTGTTAGGCCGGAGACAAGCAGCCGTCCTGTCACCGTTTTGATGCCTTTAGGTTCTCCTCCAACATAAATATCGAACGTATCCCGCATTTTGACGACAGCGATATCCTTCAGCAGCGGCTCACTTGTGCCCAGCGCACAGCCTGCGTAGCCAATCTTCAGCGGCGTTGGCGTCGCGATGCCGGCGATCGCCCGATTCAAGATGCGAGCCGTCTCCAGACCGGCTCCTTCCGCGCCTTTGCAGAAGTTGCAGGCGATCAGGCTCTTGGTCGCAAACCCGGCCGGATACACTTCCAAGCCGGCGTGCTCAAGCTCTTCCTGGATGGCTTCTCGCTTATCAAGAGGCACTTCCAAGTAAAGCTGCTTGAAGGAGGTCATTTCAATTTTGGTGTCCGAACCGGCAACCGTACCAATTTTGGCAAGTTGATCCGGCGTAAATAGGCTTCCCCCGACTTGAATCGCAGGCGATACCGCCAGTTTCGTCTTTTCTCCCATGATCATCTCCCTTTGCTCTTCCGTTATTTCACATGGACGACAAACGGTACGGTGATTACTTCGCCATTGTGCTGAAATTGTCCCCAAATTTTGAACGTGCCGCTTTGCGGAAAAGAAGTAGCAAATTTCGCATCGGGCCCGGTTGCTTTCTCATCGATCGGATGAACATGAAGATACTGATTCGCATCTTCCGAAAGAATCACGACGTGGCCGACCGCGCCTAAATATGGCTGCAGATTATGGATACCCTTTTTCGTCTTCGCGTCGCGTATGTTGAAAGTCAACGTCACGTCTTCTTTCGGTTTGGCGGCACTCATAGAGAGCTCAATTTCCTTGCCATTAACTTCTTTCACAAGATTGGCGTCAGCTGCAATCGCGGCATGCTTGCCTTCTTTGCCTTCCACCTTCACCCACTCGCTGAGCGTAGTATTGGCCCCGCCAGCCGGAATAAAATCCGCAAACACTTTGTACTCCCCGCCAGCCGGGAACGACGTACTCACCGTAAAAGTGCCGTCTCCCTTAAACTCGGGGTGAATGTGGTTAAAGAAAGACAAATCGTGATTGACGATGATGAGATGAAGCCATTTCTCATGATTGACATCATATTTATTGACCGGTTTCCCGTCCTTATCCTTCACTTGAATGGTCAATTCCGTTTCTTCATTTGCTTTTGCGGCGCCTGCGGGGAAGGAAAATGATGCTTGAAGATTCTCCGTCGTAGCCTTCGCATCTGCGCCATGGCCGCCGTGGCCGCCTCCGTGCTCCATATCTTCCGCCCCCTTCTCCAAATGACCTGCGGTGTTCTCTTGCCCACCGCTTGCCCCATGACCCGCATGGTTATTTCCGCCTGCGGGCTTCTTATCCTCCGCTTTGCCGCATGCGGCCAATACACTGAAAGCGAGAATCGCAGCAGCGACGAGGATGATTTTCTTCTTCATGGTTATAACAACTCCGTTTCATTACGAGTTCTAGGATACAGAGCGAACCTTGACACGCTGCAGCCGCAAAGCGTTAAGGACGACGGACACCGAACTGAGCGCCATCGCCGCGCCCGCAACCCAAGGGGCCAGCAGTCCAATCGCGGCAATCGGAATACCGAGGGTGTTGTAGCCGAGTGCCCAGAAGAGGTTTTGGCGGATGTTACTCATCGTCTTGCGGCTCATGTAGATCGCATCCGGTATGCTCGTCAGATCGCCGCGCATCAGGGTGACGTCGGCAGCCTCCATAGCCACGTCCGTACCGGTACCGATCGCCATGCCGATATCTGCCATCGCCAGCGCGGGGGCGTCATTGATACCGTCGCCGACCATCGCCACCTTCTTGCCCTGGGCTTGCAGCCTCTTCACTTCTTCCGCTTTGCCTTCCGGAAGCACTTCGGCGCGAACATGATCGATGCCGACTTGCCCCGCAATCGCCCGTGCGGTGCGTTCGTTGTCACCCGTGATCATGATGACCTCAATACCCATTTCTTTCAGTCGCGTTATAGCCTCTTTCGACGTATCTTTAATCGTATCGGCTACCGCGACGAGACCCGCATACGCTCCGTCAACCGCAATCAGCATCGCCGTTTTTCCATCTTCTTCAAGCTGCGTCATCCGGTCAAGCTCCTGTTCCACCGAAACGTCATATTTCGCCATCAGCTTGCGCGTACCGGCCAGAACCTCTTTGCCTTCGACGACGGCACGGATCCCAAACCCTGGAATCGCCTCGAACTGATCGGTTGCCGGAAGCTCGATGCCTTTGGCCCGGATTCCGGCAACGATTGCTTCCGCAAGCGGATGCTCGGAGTCCTTCTCGGCAGCGCCAACCAAGCGTAGAAAGGCATGTTCTTCCGTATGCGCGGAGGCAACATCCGTAAGTTCCGGTTTACCTTTCGTTACGGTGCCGGTTTTGTCGAGAATGATCGTATCGATCTTGTGCGTGGATTCCAAATGCTCGCCGCCTTTGAACAGCACGCCAAGCTCCGCGGCTCGGCCGGAACCCGCCATAATCGATGTCGGTGTAGCAAGCCCCAGTGCGCAAGGGCAGGCGATGACCAGGATGGCAATCCCTTTCTCCAGCGCATTTGCGAAATCGCCCGGGGTAACCCAGAAGTACCAAACGAGAAATGCAGCAACCGCAATCCCTACGACGATCGGTACGAAGATTCCGGAAATGACATCCGCTACCCGTTGAATAGGCGCTTTCGAGCCTTGCGCTTCTTCCACGACTTTAATGATTTGGGCAAGGGCGGTTTCCTTGCCCACTTTGGTCGCTTTCAAGCTCAATCTGCCGTTTTTGTTGACGGTAGCACCGATCACGCTGTCTCCGGCTTTTTTCTCGACCGGGATGCTTTCGCCGGTTAGCATCGATTCATCGACCGAAGAGCTGCCTTCCAGGACTTCCCCATCTACCGGAATCTTCTCCCCCGGTTTCACCACCACGATATCGCCGACAAGTACGTTTTCGACCGGAATCGTCATTTCCTGCCCATTCCGAACAACGAGAGCCGTTTTCGCCTGAAGGCCCATCAGCGTTTTGATCGCCTCGGATGTACGGCCTTTAGCCAGCGACTCGAAAAGCTTCCCGAGAATAACGAGAGTGATCAGGACCGCGCTCGTTTCGTAGTACATCGATGGACCGTGATGCGCCATGCTGCCCATTGAGGCCCATTCAATGGTTAAGTATAAGCTGTAGAAATACGCAGCCGACGTTCCGAGCGAGACGAGTACGTCCATATTGGCGCTCTTATTCCGCAACGCTTTGAACGCGCCCACATAGAACTGTTTGCCAATGTAAAATTGAACGGGTGTAGCCAACGCCAATTGAAACCACGGATTCATGAAAAGTTCCGGCATCCAGATCCAGGATAAGAACGAAAAGTGACTGACCATGGACCAGAGCAGCGGCAGCGAAAGGACGGCGGAGATCAGCAGCTTGCGCTTTTGTTGCGAAATGGCTTTCTCGCGATGCTCCGAATGATTGGCTTCGTCTTGCTTCGGTATCGCTTTATAGCCCAGCTTTTCCACGCGCTGCTGCATATCGGCGATAGATACATCGGCCGCGTTGTATTCGACCCGTGCGGTTTCCATAGCAAAGTTAACGGAAGCGTTCGTGACGCCGGGCAATTTGCCAAGGCCATTCTCGATCTTATTCGCGCAAGCCGCGCAGGTCATGCCTTCCAGTTTGAAATCGACGACTTTTTTTGCCGTACCGTAGCCGAGTTTCTGAATGCTTTGTTCCATTTGCGCGAGATTTACTTTTTTCGGATCGTACGTAACCGTCGCCCGTTCCAGGGCAAAGTTCACGTTCGCTTTCGTCACCCCTTCGAGTTTATGGAGTCCCTTCTCAATCCGGTTTGCGCAAGTGGCGCATGTCATACCGGTTAATTGCAGGGATGTTTGCTCCGTTTCCAGTCTGGCTGCTTCCATCACGAACACCTCGATTTTTTTCCGTTTCGTTAAACCACGTCGTATCCTTGTTCTTCAATGGCTTCCTTAATGGCAGCGAGCGTCAGTTGGCTTTCATCGTACGCTACAGCTACCGTTCCGCCCGAGAGATCGACTTTGCCGCTTGCCCCGATTGTTTTCAAAGCCCCTTCAATCGAATTGACACAGTGTTCGCAAGACATACCTTCAACTTTCAACGTTACCTTTTTCATGGATTCATTTCTCCTTTAACTGTTTATTGGTGATTATTTCATCAGCTTTTGAATGGTTTGCAGCAGCTCATCTACGACTTCGGCATCGCCTTGTTGGATGCGCTCTACCACACACTCTTTAAGATGTCCTGTCAAAAGAACTTTTCGCACGCTGTTCAGTGCAGCTTGGATGGCAGCGATCTGATTTAACACCTGATCGCAATAAGTGTCTTTAGCAATGAGACCTTTCACACCGCGAATTTGCCCTTCAAGACGATTTAGGCGAACGGTCAGGTCCGATTTTACGGCTAGGGAATGGTGACTTCTTCGGCCATTATCGGACGGGCAACATGCTTCTTCAACCTTCACTTCCATAACGTCCATCGTCAGCACCTCCTTGGTATATAGCATACCCCCCTATACTATTTCCGTCAACACATATTTACATTACCCCCCATCCCTATATTTGAATCCAAACAAAAGGGATTCTCATGCGCAGACTAGAAAATTCACCATGAGAAAACTAAACGGCCTTAGTCCGATGGAATTCAGGACCAAAGCCGCTTAACTGACTTTTAATATTTGTACTGTCTACATGACGGGGTGCACTTCAAATTCCAGGCAATCCTTATTTCATAAGCTTATTAATGGTGACTAGGAGTTCGTCAATCACTTCGTTCTCCCCGTCTTGAATACGCTCGATCACACAACTCTTCATATGGTGCTCCAAAAGAAGTTTTCCTACACCGTTCAATGCGGACTGGACCGATGAAATTTGATTTAGCACATTGTCGCAGTAAGTATCCTTCTCAATCAAACCTTTAAGCCCCCGAACCTGACCTTCGATTCGGTTTAGGCGGTTTATCAAATTGTTTTTCGTTTTTTCAGAATGGTGACTTTGCCGCCCGTTCGTGCAGCACGAATCGTGGGTAGGCGTCTGGGCATTATCTTGCGTAAGTTCCTCCATCCAAATCACTCCTTTTTCTCACCTCCTATTATACCATAGCCCCCCTACCCTATACAAAGAAAACAAAAAGTGACCCAGCCAAGGCTAAATCATCAACGTCGATTTCTTATTGCTTCGGTTTCCGCAAGAAAAGCAGTGCAAGGAGCGCGCCTGCGACTGAAGCGATCGCCGCCCCGATGAACGCCGCATGGAAGCCGGTATTCAGTGCGGCGATTTGCTCTGCCCCTTTTTCAAGCTGCCCGCCTGTCCAGGAGGCTGCCACTGCAGACATAATGGCAAGACCAATCGCCGAACCGATCTGATAGCTTGTATTGGCGATCCCTGATGCTAGGCCCGTTTCTTCCGGCTTTGCCCCTGACATCGAAGCAATAGTGCCGGGGATGAAGGCAAGCGCCATTCCCAATGCACCCAGCAAAGACGCTGGAAGTACATTCGCCACAAAGCTCCCATGGATCGGCGTATAGCCGGCTAACAGGAACAGAGAGCCTGTCAAAGCAAGAAACCCAATAACCAGAATGCTTTTAAAACCAAATCGTCCGACTAAACGCCCCGTTAATCCGATCATGACAACCATGACGAGAACCGTCATGGGGACAAGTGCTACGCCGCCAGCAAATGCTGAGAACCGCAATACTTGCTGCAAATACAAATTCAAGAAGAACCATAACGGAATCCATGCACCTGCCAGCAGGCCAAAAGCAAGGTTGCCGGCAAGTAAGTTCGGCGCGGCAAATATGCCAAGCGGGATAAGAGGCTCTCTTTTTACTTTTTGAATCACAAAGAATACGAGTAACAGCAACGCGGCAATGAGAAGCAAGGTAAGCGTCTGGACGGATCCCCATCCAACTTGCTCAGCCGTAACAATAGCATAAACAGCGAGGATAAGCGCCGCTGTGATCGCCAGCGATCCGATAACATCAACGCTCCCCATCTGACGTTCTCCGGCTGGAAGGACCCTCATGCTATAAATCAGTGCGAATATCCCTACCGGGATATTGATGAGGAATGTCCAGTTCCAGCTGAGCCATTCGGTAATGACACCGCCAAGAAACACACCTGCCGTACCGCCAGCTGCCGCTGAGGCTCCCCAATAACCGAGCGCCTTATTCCGTTCTTTCGGGTTATGACTGAATAAAATCATCACAATCGTTAGCGCGGCAGGCAAAATGAACGCCGATCCTAGACCCTGCAGGGCTCTACCGGCATTCATCGCTGCCTCCGACCAGGCAAGACCGGCCAGCAAAGAAGCCATGGAAAGAATGAAAAATCCCAGCATGAACATTCTTCGCTGGCCAAACAGATCAGATAGGCGTCCGCCAAGGAGCATGAAGCCCCCCAGGAAGATGACATAGGCGTTGAAAATCCATTGGAGGCTATCTTGAGAATAGCCGAGCGCTTCCTTGATGGCCGGAAGCGCCACCCCAATAATGGATGTATCCATAATCACCATGAATTGTGCGAGACAAAGCAAAAATAAGGCTTTCCATCTTCGTGCATCCGGCGCTGCAATTGCATTTGCTTGCGTTGACATGTTTGATTTCCTCCCTTGCTGAACTATTGAATGGAATTCGACTTCAA contains:
- a CDS encoding glutaredoxin family protein, encoding MPKIDPKEPIKIYTIPTCSDCHFAKRYFNENQVPFVDYNCEENIEYAKEVLELTGKQVVPTIVIGDKVFVGFAENLNEISKLLVG
- a CDS encoding nitrite reductase — encoded protein: MGEKTKLAVSPAIQVGGSLFTPDQLAKIGTVAGSDTKIEMTSFKQLYLEVPLDKREAIQEELEHAGLEVYPAGFATKSLIACNFCKGAEGAGLETARILNRAIAGIATPTPLKIGYAGCALGTSEPLLKDIAVVKMRDTFDIYVGGEPKGIKTVTGRLLVSGLTEERLVFVVSTLIDFYKQQAKGKEKFSKFVDRITMEQLKQIVA
- a CDS encoding heavy metal translocating P-type ATPase, with the protein product MEAARLETEQTSLQLTGMTCATCANRIEKGLHKLEGVTKANVNFALERATVTYDPKKVNLAQMEQSIQKLGYGTAKKVVDFKLEGMTCAACANKIENGLGKLPGVTNASVNFAMETARVEYNAADVSIADMQQRVEKLGYKAIPKQDEANHSEHREKAISQQKRKLLISAVLSLPLLWSMVSHFSFLSWIWMPELFMNPWFQLALATPVQFYIGKQFYVGAFKALRNKSANMDVLVSLGTSAAYFYSLYLTIEWASMGSMAHHGPSMYYETSAVLITLVILGKLFESLAKGRTSEAIKTLMGLQAKTALVVRNGQEMTIPVENVLVGDIVVVKPGEKIPVDGEVLEGSSSVDESMLTGESIPVEKKAGDSVIGATVNKNGRLSLKATKVGKETALAQIIKVVEEAQGSKAPIQRVADVISGIFVPIVVGIAVAAFLVWYFWVTPGDFANALEKGIAILVIACPCALGLATPTSIMAGSGRAAELGVLFKGGEHLESTHKIDTIILDKTGTVTKGKPELTDVASAHTEEHAFLRLVGAAEKDSEHPLAEAIVAGIRAKGIELPATDQFEAIPGFGIRAVVEGKEVLAGTRKLMAKYDVSVEQELDRMTQLEEDGKTAMLIAVDGAYAGLVAVADTIKDTSKEAITRLKEMGIEVIMITGDNERTARAIAGQVGIDHVRAEVLPEGKAEEVKRLQAQGKKVAMVGDGINDAPALAMADIGMAIGTGTDVAMEAADVTLMRGDLTSIPDAIYMSRKTMSNIRQNLFWALGYNTLGIPIAAIGLLAPWVAGAAMALSSVSVVLNALRLQRVKVRSVS
- a CDS encoding cation transporter, with product MKKVTLKVEGMSCEHCVNSIEGALKTIGASGKVDLSGGTVAVAYDESQLTLAAIKEAIEEQGYDVV
- a CDS encoding metal-sensitive transcriptional regulator, producing the protein MDVMEVKVEEACCPSDNGRRSHHSLAVKSDLTVRLNRLEGQIRGVKGLIAKDTYCDQVLNQIAAIQAALNSVRKVLLTGHLKECVVERIQQGDAEVVDELLQTIQKLMK
- a CDS encoding metal-sensitive transcriptional regulator gives rise to the protein MEELTQDNAQTPTHDSCCTNGRQSHHSEKTKNNLINRLNRIEGQVRGLKGLIEKDTYCDNVLNQISSVQSALNGVGKLLLEHHMKSCVIERIQDGENEVIDELLVTINKLMK
- a CDS encoding MFS transporter, with product MSTQANAIAAPDARRWKALFLLCLAQFMVIMDTSIIGVALPAIKEALGYSQDSLQWIFNAYVIFLGGFMLLGGRLSDLFGQRRMFMLGFFILSMASLLAGLAWSEAAMNAGRALQGLGSAFILPAALTIVMILFSHNPKERNKALGYWGASAAAGGTAGVFLGGVITEWLSWNWTFLINIPVGIFALIYSMRVLPAGERQMGSVDVIGSLAITAALILAVYAIVTAEQVGWGSVQTLTLLLIAALLLLVFFVIQKVKREPLIPLGIFAAPNLLAGNLAFGLLAGAWIPLWFFLNLYLQQVLRFSAFAGGVALVPMTVLVMVVMIGLTGRLVGRFGFKSILVIGFLALTGSLFLLAGYTPIHGSFVANVLPASLLGALGMALAFIPGTIASMSGAKPEETGLASGIANTSYQIGSAIGLAIMSAVAASWTGGQLEKGAEQIAALNTGFHAAFIGAAIASVAGALLALLFLRKPKQ